The Amycolatopsis solani genome has a window encoding:
- a CDS encoding thiamine pyrophosphate-binding protein, whose amino-acid sequence MNVAELVGRTLAGLGVGTAFGVVGSGNFEVTNALRAGGVRFVAARHEGGAASMADAYARMSGKVSVLSLHQGCGLTNAMTGITEAAKSRTPMLVLTADSAGASVLSNFRVDQDGLAAAVGAVPERVHSAASAVADTVRAFRTARQQRRTVVLNLPLDVQAEAAPLMPALPPIPGPAALRPDPASVAAFADLLAAAERPVFIAGRGARGSREPLRELASRCGALLATSAVAHGLFHGDPFAMGISGGFASPTAAELILGADLVVGWGCALNTWTTRHGKLLSPHAKLVQVDVEQAALGAHRPVDLGVVGDVAGTAAEVLAVAKESQGYRTEEVAARIATGRWNDVEHEDLSHGGRIDARTLSKLLDELLPAERIVSIDSGNFMGYPSAYLSVPDEQGFCFTQAFQSIGLGLGTAIGAALARPDRLPVLGTGDGGFHMALSELDTAVRLGLPLVVIVYHDAAYGAEVHHFGDADMTTVRFPDSDVAAIGRGFGCTGVTVRSAEDLFAVREWLNGPRTTPLVIDAKIADDGGSWWLAEAFRH is encoded by the coding sequence GTGAACGTCGCCGAACTCGTCGGCCGGACCCTCGCCGGCCTCGGCGTGGGCACGGCGTTCGGCGTGGTGGGCAGCGGCAACTTCGAGGTGACCAACGCGCTGCGCGCGGGCGGCGTCCGGTTCGTCGCCGCCCGCCACGAGGGCGGCGCGGCGAGCATGGCCGACGCCTACGCCCGGATGAGCGGGAAGGTGTCGGTGCTGTCGCTGCACCAGGGCTGCGGGCTGACCAACGCCATGACCGGCATCACCGAAGCCGCCAAGAGCCGGACGCCGATGCTCGTGCTCACCGCCGACTCCGCGGGTGCGTCGGTGCTGTCCAACTTCCGCGTCGACCAGGACGGCCTCGCCGCGGCGGTCGGCGCGGTGCCGGAGCGCGTGCACTCGGCGGCGAGCGCGGTCGCCGACACCGTGCGCGCCTTCCGGACCGCGCGCCAGCAGCGGCGGACGGTCGTGCTGAACCTCCCGCTCGACGTCCAGGCCGAGGCCGCGCCCTTGATGCCCGCGCTGCCGCCGATCCCGGGTCCCGCGGCGCTGCGGCCCGATCCCGCTTCGGTGGCCGCGTTCGCGGACCTGCTCGCGGCCGCCGAACGCCCGGTGTTCATCGCCGGCCGCGGCGCCCGCGGCAGCCGGGAACCGTTGCGGGAACTGGCTTCGCGGTGCGGCGCGCTGCTGGCGACGTCCGCCGTCGCGCACGGGCTGTTCCACGGCGACCCGTTCGCGATGGGCATCTCGGGCGGCTTCGCGTCGCCGACGGCCGCCGAGCTGATCCTCGGCGCCGACCTCGTCGTCGGCTGGGGCTGCGCGCTGAACACGTGGACCACCCGGCACGGCAAGCTGCTGAGCCCGCACGCGAAGCTCGTCCAGGTCGACGTCGAGCAGGCGGCCCTCGGCGCGCACCGGCCGGTCGACCTCGGCGTCGTCGGCGATGTCGCGGGCACCGCGGCGGAGGTGCTGGCCGTGGCGAAGGAGAGCCAGGGGTACCGCACCGAAGAGGTCGCCGCCCGGATCGCGACCGGGCGCTGGAACGACGTCGAGCACGAGGACCTGTCCCACGGCGGGCGCATCGACGCGCGGACGCTGAGCAAGCTGCTCGACGAGCTGCTGCCCGCGGAGCGGATCGTCTCGATCGATTCGGGCAACTTCATGGGTTACCCGAGCGCGTACCTCTCGGTGCCCGACGAGCAGGGGTTCTGCTTCACGCAGGCGTTCCAGAGCATCGGGCTCGGCTTGGGCACCGCGATCGGCGCGGCGCTCGCCCGCCCGGACCGCCTGCCGGTGCTCGGCACCGGCGACGGCGGGTTCCACATGGCACTGTCCGAACTGGACACCGCGGTCCGGCTGGGGCTGCCGCTGGTGGTGATCGTCTACCACGACGCCGCCTACGGCGCGGAGGTCCACCACTTCGGCGACGCCGACATGACGACGGTCCGCTTCCCCGACTCCGACGTCGCCGCCATCGGCCGCGGTTTCGGCTGCACCGGCGTGACGGTCCGGTCGGCCGAGGACCTGTTCGCGGTGCGCGAGTGGCTGAACGGGCCGCGGACCACGCCGCTGGTGATCGACGCGAAGATCGCCGACGACGGCGGTTCGTGGTGGCTCGCGGAGGCGTTCCGGCACTGA